A window of Helicobacter pylori genomic DNA:
AATCGCTAAGGATTATGACTTTGTGGTGCGCTATCAAGGCGGGCATAACGCAGGGCATACCATTGTGCATAAGGGGGTTAAGCATTCTTTGCATTTAATGCCCTCAGGGGTGCTATACCCGCAATGCAAGAATATCATTTCTAGCGCGGTGGTCGTGAGCGTTAAAGATTTGTGCGAAGAAATCAATGCGTTTGAAAATTTAGAAAATCGTTTGTTTGTTAGCGATAGAGCCCATGTGATCTTGCCCTACCATGTGCAAAAAGACGCTTTTAAAGAAAAATCTCAAAACATCGGCACGACTAAAAAGGGCATAGGCCCTTGCTATGAGGATAAAATGGCAAGGAGCGGGATAAGAATGGGGGATTTGTTAGACGATAAAATTTTAGAAGAAAAATTAAAAGCGCATTTCAAAGCCATTGAGCCTTTTAAAGAAGCGTATGGTTTGAATGAAGCTTATGAAAAAGATTTGAGGGAGTATTTTAAACAATACACCCCAAAAATCCGCCCCTTTATCAAAGACACGACCAGCATGCTAATAAAAGCCAATCAAAAGGGCGAAAAAATCTTACTAGAAGGGGCGCAAGGCACGCTTTTAGACATTGATTTAGGGACTTACCCTTTTGTAACAAGCTCTAACACCACGAGCGCGAGTGCATGCGTGAGCACCGGCTTAAACCCTAGAGCGATTAATGAGATTATAGGCATCACAAAAGCTTATTCTACTCGTGTGGGGAACGGGCCTTTCCCTAGCGAAGACCTTACGCCTATGGGGGATCATTTAAGGATTCAAGGCGCTGAGTTTGGCACGACAACCAAACGCCCAAGGCGTTGCGGTTGGCTGGATTTGGTGGCTTTAAAATACGCTTGCGCTTTGAATGGTTGCACGCAATTAGCTTTAATGAAATTAGATGTTTTAGACAAAATTAATGAAATTAAGGTGTGCGTGGCTTATGAAAGAAAGGGCGAAAAATTAAAGGCTTTCCCTAGCGATTTGAAAGATTGCGTGCCGATTTATCAAACTTTTAAGGGCTGGGAAAAAAGCGCGGGCGTGAGAAAATTAGAGGATTTAGAGCCAAACGCTAGAGAGTATATCCGTTTTATTGAAGAAGAAGTGGGGGTAAAAATCCGCCTGATTTCTACAAGCCCTGAAAGAGAAGACACGATTTTTCTATGAAAAAATTCGCTTCTGTGTTGGTGCAATTAAAGACCCTTGCGTTAGAAAAAATAGAGCAAAAGCTTCAAAACAAACGCCTGGAGTTGCAACAAAATGAACAACAAATTTTAAACAAACAAATGGATTTGAGCGCGTTTAAAAACCCTAATTTTGGGGGAATGGGCCTTTTTTTACAAACCCAACAATTAAAAAGCGCTTTAAGGATGGAGATAGAGCGTTACCAACAAGAATGCGAAATTTTGCACGAAAATTTAAAAATCTTAGAAAAAGACTATCTTTTGGCTAACCAAGAATTAGAAAAAGCTAAAATCATTTTAGAAAAAGAAAAACAAAAAGAAAAAGCAATCATGGAGAAAAAAGAGCAGGCTCTTTTAGATGAAAACGCCATGATCTTGCACTGGCAAAAAGAGGGTTTGCATGCGTAAAATCTTACTCACAGGCTTTGTTTTGCAAGCGCTTTTTAGCGAAGAAGCCGCACAAGAATTGTTGCAATGCTCTGCGATTTTTGAATCTAAAAAAGCGGAACTGAAAGACGATTTGCGCCAATTGAGCGAAAAAGAGCAGTCTTTAAGGATCTTGCAAACCGAAAATGCTCGCCTTTTGGAAGAAAAAAGCGAATTGTTAAACCAAAAAGAAAAAGAAATAGAAGAAAAACTAAAAAATCTAACCGCTAAAGAAGAAGCCTTTAAAAGCTTGCAAGTTGCAGAAAAAAAACGCCTTGAAAATTTGATAGAAGAAAATGAAGATATTTTAAGAGAAATCAAGCAAGCTAAAGAAAGTAAGATTGGCGAAACTTATTCTAAGATGAAAGATTCCAAATCGGCTTTGATTTTAGAAAATTTGCCCACCAAAAACGCCTTAGAAATTTTAATGGCTTTAAAGCCCCAGGAATTAGGCAAAATTTTAGCCAAAATGGATCCTAAAAAAGCGGCGGCTTTGACGGAATTATGGCAAAAACCTCCACGAGAAAATCAAGAAAACCAAAAAGCCACAGAGCCTCCCCTAACGCCCACGCCCCCTAATGCGCCAACCATAAAAGAACCAACCATAAAAGAGCCTAATATGAAAGAACCAAATGTGCAAGAGTCTGCATCTAAAGGGGTATAATGTTAATTGCAGCGATTTTAACGCTAGCGTTTTTAATCTTTGTCCATGAGTTAGGGCATTTCACTATTGCTAGGCTTTGTGGGGTCAAAGTAGAAGTTTTTAGCATTGGTTTTGGTAAAAAACTCTGGTTTTTTAGGCTTTTTGGCACGCAATTCGCTTTGTCTTTGATCCCGCTTGGGGGCTATGTGAAATTAAAGGGCATGGATAAAGAAGATAGCGATATGAATGAAGATAGCGATAGCTATGCACAAAAAAGCCCTTCTCAAAAGCTATGGATATTGTTTGGGGGGGCGTTTTTTAATTTTCTTTTTGCGATTTTAGTGTATTTTTTTCTGGCATTGAGTGGGGAAAAAGTCTTACTGCCCATCATTGGCGATTTAGAAAATAACGCGCTAGAAGCCGGGCTGTTAAAGGGGGATAAAATCCTTTCTATCAACCATCAAAAAATAGCGAGTTTTAGAGGGATTAGAGGGATAGTGGCGCGCTCTCAAGGCGAGTTAATTGTAGAAATAGAGCGAAACAACCAGATTTTAGAAAAACGACTAACCCCTAAAATCGTGGCGGTGATAAGCGATTCTAACGACCCTAATGAAATGATCCAATACAAGGTGATAGGCATCAAGCCGGACATGCAAAAAATGGGCGTTGTTTCTTATTCTTTGTTCCAAGCGTTCAAAAAGGCTTTGATCCAATTTAAAGAGGGCGCTGATTTGATTATAGTTTCTTTAAAGCGTTTGATTGTGGGGAGCGCTTCAGCCAAAGAATTGAGTGGGGTAATAGGCATTGTGGGAGCGTTAAGCCATGCCAATAGCTTTCATACGCTTTTATTGTTTGGGGCGTTTTTGTCCATTAATTTAGGGGTTTTAAATTTACTGCCCATTCCCGCTTTAGATGGGGGGCAAATGCTAGGGGTTATTTTTAAAAATATTTTTAATATCACTTTGCCTGTGATCATACAGAATGCGTTGTGGCTAGTGGGGGTGGGGTTTTTGGTTTTTGTCATGTTTTTAGGGCTTTTCAATGATATTACTCGTTTGCTATAAAAGGAGGAATTGATGGATGCATTGAGCGTGAGTGAAATCAATGCACAAATCAAAGCCCTTTTGGAAGCGACTTTTTTGCAAGTTAGGGTTCAAGGGGAAGTGAGCAATTTGACTATCCATAAGGCGAGCGGGCATGCGTATTTTTCGCTCAAAGACAGCCAGTCAGTGATTAAATGCACTTTATTTAGGGGGAATGCTAGTAAGCTTAAATTCGCCTTAAAAGAAGGGCAGGAAGTGGCTGTTTTTGGGGCTATTAGCGTGTATCCTCCAAGGGGGGATTATCAAATCAATTGCTTTGAAATAGAGCCTAAAGATTGGGGTTCATTGGCTTTGGCTTTAGAGCAATTGAAAGAAAAATTACGCCTTAAAGGCTATTTTGATAAAAAAAATAAATTACCCAAACCAAGTTTTCCTAAACGAGTGGCAGTCATCACTTCTCAAAATTCAGCCGCTTGGGCGGATATGCAAAAGATCGCTTTCAAACGATGGCCGATGTGCGAATTGGTTTGTATCAATACCTTAATGCAAGGGGAGGGGTGCGTTCAAAGCGTGGTGGAGAGCATCGCTTATGCGGATAGTTTTCATAACACAAAAAACGCTTTTGATGCAATTGTGGTGGCTAGAGGTGGGGGGAGCATGGAGGATTTGTATTCTTTCAATGATGAAAGAATCGCTGATGCACTCCATTTGGCTAAAACTTTCAGCATGTCAGCTATTGGGCATGAGAGCGATTTTTTATTGAGCGACTCGGTGGCGGATTTAAGGGCTTCTACGCCATCTAATGCGATGGAAATATTACTCCCTAGCAGTGAGGAATGGCAGCAAAAACTTGATGAATTTAGCTTGAAATTGCAACGCTCTTTTAAAATCTTGCTCCATCAAAAAAAGGTGCATTTAGAGCATTTAGCGGCTTCTTTAAAGCGGTTGAGTTTTGAAAACAAGCACCATTTAAATTCTTTAAAACTAGAGAAATTAAAAATCGCTTTAGAAAATAAAACCTTAGAATTTTTACGCCTTAAAAAAACGCTTTTGGAAAAAATTTCTACCCAACTCTTCACAAGCCCTTTTTTACAAACTAAAACAGAACGATTAAACAGACTAGACAACGCCCTTAAACTCGCTCATGCGCATTTGAAATTGCCCAAATTCGGGGCGTTTGTGAGCAAAAACAATCAAGCGGTAGAATTAGAGGCATTAAAAATGGGCGATAGAATTGAATTGGATAACGAAAAGGTCAGAGCGA
This region includes:
- the purA gene encoding adenylosuccinate synthase; this translates as MADVVVGIQWGDEGKGKIVDRIAKDYDFVVRYQGGHNAGHTIVHKGVKHSLHLMPSGVLYPQCKNIISSAVVVSVKDLCEEINAFENLENRLFVSDRAHVILPYHVQKDAFKEKSQNIGTTKKGIGPCYEDKMARSGIRMGDLLDDKILEEKLKAHFKAIEPFKEAYGLNEAYEKDLREYFKQYTPKIRPFIKDTTSMLIKANQKGEKILLEGAQGTLLDIDLGTYPFVTSSNTTSASACVSTGLNPRAINEIIGITKAYSTRVGNGPFPSEDLTPMGDHLRIQGAEFGTTTKRPRRCGWLDLVALKYACALNGCTQLALMKLDVLDKINEIKVCVAYERKGEKLKAFPSDLKDCVPIYQTFKGWEKSAGVRKLEDLEPNAREYIRFIEEEVGVKIRLISTSPEREDTIFL
- a CDS encoding MotE family protein, with the translated sequence MRKILLTGFVLQALFSEEAAQELLQCSAIFESKKAELKDDLRQLSEKEQSLRILQTENARLLEEKSELLNQKEKEIEEKLKNLTAKEEAFKSLQVAEKKRLENLIEENEDILREIKQAKESKIGETYSKMKDSKSALILENLPTKNALEILMALKPQELGKILAKMDPKKAAALTELWQKPPRENQENQKATEPPLTPTPPNAPTIKEPTIKEPNMKEPNVQESASKGV
- the xseA gene encoding exodeoxyribonuclease VII large subunit, whose protein sequence is MDALSVSEINAQIKALLEATFLQVRVQGEVSNLTIHKASGHAYFSLKDSQSVIKCTLFRGNASKLKFALKEGQEVAVFGAISVYPPRGDYQINCFEIEPKDWGSLALALEQLKEKLRLKGYFDKKNKLPKPSFPKRVAVITSQNSAAWADMQKIAFKRWPMCELVCINTLMQGEGCVQSVVESIAYADSFHNTKNAFDAIVVARGGGSMEDLYSFNDERIADALHLAKTFSMSAIGHESDFLLSDSVADLRASTPSNAMEILLPSSEEWQQKLDEFSLKLQRSFKILLHQKKVHLEHLAASLKRLSFENKHHLNSLKLEKLKIALENKTLEFLRLKKTLLEKISTQLFTSPFLQTKTERLNRLDNALKLAHAHLKLPKFGAFVSKNNQAVELEALKMGDRIELDNEKVRASAAILSVDKA
- a CDS encoding flagellar export protein FliJ, encoding MKKFASVLVQLKTLALEKIEQKLQNKRLELQQNEQQILNKQMDLSAFKNPNFGGMGLFLQTQQLKSALRMEIERYQQECEILHENLKILEKDYLLANQELEKAKIILEKEKQKEKAIMEKKEQALLDENAMILHWQKEGLHA
- the rseP gene encoding RIP metalloprotease RseP, which produces MMLIAAILTLAFLIFVHELGHFTIARLCGVKVEVFSIGFGKKLWFFRLFGTQFALSLIPLGGYVKLKGMDKEDSDMNEDSDSYAQKSPSQKLWILFGGAFFNFLFAILVYFFLALSGEKVLLPIIGDLENNALEAGLLKGDKILSINHQKIASFRGIRGIVARSQGELIVEIERNNQILEKRLTPKIVAVISDSNDPNEMIQYKVIGIKPDMQKMGVVSYSLFQAFKKALIQFKEGADLIIVSLKRLIVGSASAKELSGVIGIVGALSHANSFHTLLLFGAFLSINLGVLNLLPIPALDGGQMLGVIFKNIFNITLPVIIQNALWLVGVGFLVFVMFLGLFNDITRLL